A genomic segment from Helicoverpa armigera isolate CAAS_96S chromosome 10, ASM3070526v1, whole genome shotgun sequence encodes:
- the LOC110378242 gene encoding uncharacterized protein LOC110378242, producing MPASNVGSYLQDARNNFDAVRPALVCADANQSIGQCQNVHISTNCYYGYHDLKTPENNHVDTDCEMVAVELPDGTLSKTSSRKRSADEDEYPQRKRLREEGMVPSTSNYNPCLLRPTHNNPDISRCLMVHMMI from the exons ATGCCGGCAAGCAATGTTGGGTCATACTTGCAGGACGCCAGAAATAATTTCGACGCCGTGCGACCCGCCCTAGTTTGTGCTGATGCCAATCAATCAATAGGCCAATGTCAGAATGTGCATATATCCACAAATTGCTATTATGGCTACCACGACTTGAAAACACCAGAAAACAACCACGTTGACACAGATTGCGAAATGGTTGCTGTAGAACTCCCTGATGGAACGCTCTCCAAAACGTCCTCGAGGAAGCGCAGCGCTGACGAAGACGAATATCCGCAAAGAAAACGACTTCGAGAAG AGGGTATGGTGCCATCAACTTCCAACTACAATCCATGTTTACTACGTCCAACGCACAACAATCCAGACATATCTCGTTGTCTCATGGTCCATATGATGATCTAA